One window of Streptomyces sp. FIT100 genomic DNA carries:
- a CDS encoding nuclear transport factor 2 family protein: MTGGAADSAPAGSVVTGATAGPSAPHLHEALLRTLYTDLLRIGDHAADDVVYHLAHRDLGLDLPARIQGRAAVTECERALHHATGGTLTAAIDAIAANDFFAAVTGIFSATIGGGAVTFPFCGLWRFRDGLIVEHWQNAYEPAALHARLSSASSRISGPALVPAPVDGPSHPRRGAVAP, from the coding sequence ATGACCGGGGGCGCCGCCGACTCCGCGCCCGCTGGCAGCGTTGTTACCGGCGCTACCGCCGGCCCGAGCGCACCGCACCTGCACGAGGCCCTTCTGCGGACCCTCTACACGGACCTCCTGCGCATCGGCGACCACGCCGCGGACGACGTCGTCTACCACCTGGCCCATCGCGACCTGGGCCTCGACCTGCCGGCTCGGATCCAGGGAAGAGCGGCCGTCACTGAGTGCGAGAGGGCTCTGCACCATGCGACCGGCGGCACCCTGACCGCTGCCATCGACGCGATCGCCGCGAACGACTTCTTCGCCGCGGTGACCGGGATCTTCAGCGCCACCATCGGCGGCGGCGCCGTTACGTTCCCGTTCTGCGGGCTCTGGCGCTTCCGCGACGGCCTGATCGTCGAACACTGGCAGAACGCCTACGAACCCGCCGCACTGCACGCCCGGCTGAGCTCCGCCTCGTCACGCATCTCCGGCCCCGCGCTTGTCCCCGCACCCGTCGACGGGCCGTCACACCCGCGCCGGGGCGCGGTCGCCCCCTGA
- a CDS encoding type III polyketide synthase, whose protein sequence is MTTDDDHALTPRGTRPRTSPRSDAARAPVGPVLCTPAVEVPEHVITLDETLELAARIHPGHEALPLALRLIKNTGVRTRHLVQPIEVTLDHPGLEERNKTYVREAKRRIPAAVDTALANARLIAREIDAIVLVSCTGFTMPSLTAWMINELGFRTDTRQIPIAQMGCAGGGSAINRAHDFFLAHPGANVLIVACEFCSLCYQPTDLTIGNLLSNGLFGDAVASAVVRGRGGRGMRLEANGSHLVPGTEEWISYAVKPTGFHFLLDRRVPHTMQDLAPALVEIGGAHGWDVTDLDFYVIHAGGPRILDDLSRHLGVKPAMFERSRDTLTQYGNIASAVVLDALRRTAESGLVPEGARGLLAGFGPGITAEITLGTWTNG, encoded by the coding sequence ATGACGACCGACGACGACCATGCCCTGACACCCCGCGGCACCAGACCTCGAACGTCTCCCCGCTCCGACGCCGCACGCGCCCCCGTCGGCCCGGTGCTGTGCACGCCCGCGGTCGAGGTGCCCGAGCACGTCATCACCCTGGACGAGACCCTGGAGCTGGCCGCCCGGATCCACCCCGGCCACGAGGCCCTCCCCCTCGCCCTGCGCCTCATCAAGAACACCGGTGTCCGCACCCGGCATCTGGTCCAGCCCATCGAGGTCACCCTCGACCACCCCGGCCTCGAGGAACGCAACAAGACCTACGTACGGGAGGCCAAGCGCAGGATCCCCGCGGCCGTGGACACCGCGCTGGCGAACGCACGGCTGATCGCCCGGGAGATCGACGCGATCGTCCTCGTCTCCTGCACCGGGTTCACCATGCCCTCGCTGACCGCGTGGATGATCAACGAGCTCGGGTTCCGGACCGACACCCGGCAGATCCCCATCGCCCAGATGGGCTGCGCCGGGGGCGGCTCCGCGATCAACCGGGCCCACGACTTCTTCCTGGCCCACCCCGGGGCCAACGTACTGATCGTCGCCTGTGAGTTCTGCTCCCTGTGCTACCAGCCCACCGACCTCACCATTGGCAACCTCCTGTCGAACGGGCTCTTCGGCGACGCGGTGGCATCCGCCGTAGTACGCGGGCGCGGCGGGCGAGGCATGCGCCTGGAAGCCAACGGCAGCCACCTGGTCCCAGGCACCGAGGAGTGGATCTCGTACGCGGTCAAGCCGACCGGCTTCCACTTTCTCCTCGACCGGCGCGTACCGCACACCATGCAGGACCTGGCGCCGGCACTCGTGGAGATCGGCGGCGCGCACGGGTGGGATGTGACGGACCTCGACTTCTACGTCATCCACGCCGGAGGCCCCCGCATTCTGGACGACCTCTCCCGCCACCTCGGGGTCAAGCCGGCCATGTTCGAACGCAGCCGTGACACGCTGACGCAATACGGCAACATCGCCTCCGCCGTCGTCCTGGATGCCCTGCGGCGCACCGCCGAGAGCGGCCTCGTCCCCGAGGGGGCACGAGGGCTGCTGGCCGGGTTCGGCCCCGGAATCACAGCGGAGATCACCCTCGGAACCTGGACCAACGGCTGA